TACGCGCTCAGCTCCCTTGAGCTGGTCGAAGACAACCTCGTCGAATACTTGCAACGATCCTATGCGCAACACAAAGACCGTGAGCTGGCGCGAATCCTGTCCATGGAACTCTCGCTGGAACAGTTACGTAAGCTTTGGCAGGTTCAAGCCACACAAGACCTGGCGCCCACCAACCTGCAGCGTGCCATGGACATGGTCCAGGCCATGATCGTACAACATGGTTTGCAATGGTTGGGCAACGCCAGCGCTGTCGATCAACAGCTCTATGCCGAGTTGCTGGAGCAGTACCGAAACAATGTCATCGACAATCAGGATTACCTGCACGGGATCGACTCGCTGGCTCGGTTCACGCACGACAAACTCAGCGGTGTGCTCAAGGACATCGACGATCAGGCCGGCATTACACCGGATGACGTCGAAGTCGGGCTGCCGGTTGCGGGCAGTACGCCTGCCCGCAACCAGTCACTGCTGGACTACGCCTTGAGCCATCAATCGTTTTGGAACGATGAGGTGCCGCTGTTCGCCAGCACCGGTAAAACGCCATTGCCCTCTGCCCTCGATGCACAGACGCTGAAAGCGCGGATACAGGCGCTGAACATCAATGGGGCTTATCAGACTTACATCAAAGGGTTACTGGGCCCTGTCAGCCCGGATTTTGAGCAACGCGCGACGCGATTCGCCAAGCAACTGCCGTGGCAACTGATGCAATACGCTCATGGCATGATGTTGCAAGGCCGGCTTTCACCGGCGGCCTTCGGGCTCATTCAACAGGTCATGGACATGCCCGATGCTATCGCCCGGGCGACAGTGGTGAACGCCAACGCCATGATCCGCCCTTTGGGGCTGCTGGTGGATGACGGGAAGAAGACCATCAGGATTCCCGGGGCTTATTTGATCGGTCCCGCCTCAGGTGACACGGGACCTCTTGTCCTTTACGCCCCCTATAGCCCAGGCTACACCCTCAAGGAATATACCGTTGAGACCGCACTGCGTGCTGAGCTGACAGCCAGCGGCGCCTTACAGCGCTGGGTTCGGCTGCTGGTCCCGGCTGCTGACCTCACTGCACTCACCAGCGCACTGGAGCAACCCCAAGCCAGCGCCGCCCTCCAGTTGGCACGCAACCCTATCAACAGGCCTTTGTTCAAACAGTTGTATACCGACAATGTCGAGCTGCTGACGACGCTGCTGGGCTGTCAGAAAACGGCCAATGCAGGCACTGCCTGGGATACGGCCAAGGCCGTGTTCTCTGAGGGTGTGCAGCAGGCCATCGTGTTTTTTGCCGGGAAACTGGCTTACCCCTTGGTGGTCTGGCAGAGCTTCAAGCTATTCAAAGCGTCTGCCGAAGAGCTGCAAAGCCATCAATGGCATGAGGCGCTTGGTCATTTTATCGGCGGTGTCGCCTTGCTGGCCGGTTTGCGCACTTCCATGCCTCCCGTATCAGAGGGCGGCATGTCCCCGGCACACGAGCCGATCCCGCCGCCTTCCACATCTGCGAGCTCTGTGGTGTCCTGGCCCGCGCTGGACATTACCGCTGCGCCGCGTACTCGGCTCCAGCGTTTCGAAGTCCTTGAGCCGAGCTTGGCCAGCCTGATTAACGATACCTCACTCAACCTCTACCAATCGGCCTCTACCCACTATTACGCAGCAGTGGCAGGCAAAGTGTTCCAAGTCATCAAGCACGACCTGGGCTGGCGGATCACGGGTGATGGAGAGGTCGGCCCACAGGTGCACAGCAACACCCGACAACAGTGGATGCTCAGCAGCACTGACCCATTGCTGACGGGGCGACGAGCCATTGCACGACTGACCAATCGCTTCTATTCCGAGCCATTTGCGCGTCCCAGCATGAATATATTGGCCAGCGGCATGCGCCAGATTCGCGCGCTTTACGCTCAGGAGTCGTTGATGATTACCGAGGCACTGGCACTGGCCACGTTTTATGCAAGGAACGCCCAGGAAAACCTGCGCCTGCTCGCACAAACACCCCTGGCGGCACCTGATGTCGCCAAACGAATCAAAACGTTTTTCGACTTGCAGACCATCGAGGCTGAACACCTTCAAAAAATTCAGGCGATCGTCGACACGGTCTGCAGCGCGTTGATGGAGCCCTCGTTGATCGGCGCGGACTCAGCGCGATTTGTCATTGGCCACTCGCGGATACCGGCACTTCAGGGGGCCTACAAGGTGATGGCTTTTACGATCGTCCCCGACCCCCTGCAACTGGTGTACTTGACCGAAGCGTTCTTCAACCCGGGTCTGCAATACGATCATTTGTTGATAAAACCCTTCCATGTCAACGTCCACGCCCGTGCGACCACCCTCATTCACGAAATCACGCATCATGTCTGTGCGACGTTGAACTTGGCTTACGTGCAGTCCACCCATCCCTTCCATGACCTGATTGACCCTCAAACCCCCGCGGGCAGTAAAACCAAAGCGGCCCTGGAAAACCGCCAGCTTTCAAGTTTGTCGCTCAGCACTCCGACGCAGCAGCTGTTTCAGGTGGTCGATATTGCAACTGGCCTCAAAACCGATCCCGCCAAGGGCTCGTCGACACAGTCTGTGCTCGACCGGCTGCTCACTGTCACCGGCACCCAAACCCTTGCCGATGCCCGGCAGATTTTCCGTACCGATCCGCTTAAACGCATCCTTACGGTACTGAGCAACGCCGACTCCGTCGCTTACCTGGTTGCACAGCTGGGGCGTCGAAAAGAGAGACCTGTTGGCCTGACCAGCGATTCGCCCTGATTCTTCGCGCACGCCATATTCCGTTTTTGTGGGGCTCGGACACCCGGCCGGTCATCCAATGGTCATAAACCAGACGGAAGGCATATCAGCATTCTAAAGTTGCGAGGCACTGGGCAGATAACCCCTATGTCGTCTATATCCGCAACACTGTTCAAGGATCGAACCCATGACCCAGCGTCAATCCGTCCGCATTTCCCTTCCTGGTTCTCCGCGTTTTTGCTGGTTTGCTCTGATCCCGGTAGTGCCTGCCGTCGTGTGGTTGCTGGTGCAGTCAGCCTCCACAGCCAATCTGGTGGCGTGTGCGGTACTGGTATTGATTGGTTTGGGTGCCTGTGCCTGGAGCACAGGTTCGCAGGGCAAGGCTGTGTTGCGCGCGATGTCGCGGGCGCAGGCGGATCAGTCAACGGTGGACGCAGCGCGCAACGGCGTGGCTTCTCGCGCACAGCTTGATGAAGTGTTGCTGGGCGCCATGCCGATCTGGGCCAAGCAGGTGGAAAGCTCGCGGCATCAGACTGAAGAAGCGATTGTAAGCCTGGCCAACCGTTTCACCGGGATCGCCGCGCGATTGCAGGAAACGGTACAGGCGTCGCAGCAGGCTGCCGGCGAACTGGACGGGCAGTCCGCCGACGGCGCGCTTGAGGTGCTGGCGCGCAGTGACAGCGAGCTGAGCCAGGTGATCAACTCGCTCAAGGCCACTCAGACCAGCCGTGACCAGACCCTGGCCCAGGTCCGCAGCCTCACCGCCTATACCAAGGAACTGCGCGCCATGGCCGCCGACGTGGCGGCGATTGCCGCCCAGACCAACCTGCTGGCCCTCAACGCCGCCATCGAGGCGGCCCGTGCCGGCGAGGCAGGGCGCGGCTTTGCGGTGGTGGCCGATGCGGTGCGCAGCCTGTCGAACAAATCCAGTGAAACCGGCCAGCAGATGTCGGCCAAGGTCGACATCATCAATAACGCCATCACGCAGTTGGTGCAGGCCGCGTCCAGCAGTGCCGACCAGGACAGCCACTCGGTGGCCGAGTCCGAAAACAGCATTCAACGCGTGCTTGAGCGCTTCCAGAACATCACCGGGCGCCTGGCCGACTCTGCCGACCTGCTCAAACAGGAGAGCTACGGCATCCGTGATGAGATGACCGAAGTGCTGGTCAGCCTGCAATTCCAGGACCGGGTCAGCCAGATCCTCAGCCACGTGCGAGACAACATGCACGCCTTGCATGACCACCTCCAGCAAGCCAGCCAGGCGCCGGACCAGGCCGTGGGCGTCGATGCCCGGCAGTGGCTCGCGCGGATGGAAGCCACCTACGCCACCGACGAGCAACGGCGCCTCCATCACGGAGCGGCGGCCGCGCAGCAGAACTCTCAAGACATCACCTTCTTTTAGGAGCACACCATGGCAAAGAATGTATTAGTGGTCGACGACTCTAGCAGCGTGCGGCAAGTGGTCGGCATTGCCTTGAAAAGCGCCGGCTATGACGTCATCGAGGCCAGCGACGGCAAGGATGCCCTGAGCAAGCTGACCGGGCAGAAAGTGCACTTGATCATCAGCGACGTGAACATGCCCAACATGGACGGCATCACCTTCGTCAAGGAGGTCAAGAAGCTGGCCAATTACAAGTTCACCCCGATCATCATGCTGACCACCGAGTCCCAGGAGTCGAAGAAGGCCGAGGGCCAGGCCGCCGGCGCCAAGGCGTGGGTGGTCAAGCCGTTCCAGCCTGCGCAGATGTTGGCAGCCGTGTCTAAACTCATCCTGCCCTGATTCCCGGCGCCAGGGAGGTTCCCATGCCGATAACCACCGAAACAGTCGACGACACTGCCCGCGTGCGCATTGACGGCGAGCTGACGATCTACACCGTAGCGGAACTGGCGGGTGCGCTGCTGCCGCAGATGGGCGCGGCACCGCGCCTGGAGCTGGACCTGTCGGAGGTCACGGAAATGGATGGCGCCGGCTTGCAGTTGCTCGCGGTCATCCAGCGTGAAGCCGGCATCGCCGGTACAGCCTTGAGCGTGACCGGCCAGAGCCAGGTGGTCATGCAGGCGCTCCAACTGTGTCGCAGCGCGGCCTCATAGTCAGCGCTTCCCACGTTTTTTGATCGACAAGGAAGGTCCCGGTGAGCATCAATCTCGATCAGGCACAGCAGACATTCATCGTTGAGGCACGCGAGCTGTTGCAGGCCATGGAGCAATCCCTGCTGCAATTGGAAAGCGAGCCCGACGACCAGGACGCCATTGGCGCGATTTTCCGCGCCGCGCACACCATCAAGGGGTCGGCGGGCCTTTTCGGGCTGGCGTCGATCGTGGGGTTCACGCATAACGTCGAAGACGTGCTTGACCGCCTGCGCGAAGGCAATGTGGTGGTGGACGCCGCATTGATCGCGTTGCTGCTCAAGTGCGGCGATCACATGCTCGAACTGGTCGAAGTGGTCGCCAACCGCGGTGAGGCGCCGACGCCTGCCGCTCTGGAGCGCGGTGAGGCATTGCGCGAGGCGCTGAGTGCCTATCAGCCGGTGCGAACCGCTGCTGCCAGCGTTGCAACCGCTGAGGTGGCCGACGACGCGGCGGCCGAAGTGCTCTGGCACATCTGCCTGCGCTTCGGCGTGGACGTGTTCCGTAATGGCATGGACCCGCTGTCATTTTTGCGCTACCTCGAAACCATGGGGCAGATGGTGCAGGTCACCACCCTGACCGACAGCATCCCGCCAATGGACACCTGGGACCCGGAAAGCTGCTATCTGGGTTTCGAGATCGACTTACGCTCGACAGCCAGTCACGCCACCCTCAACGAAGTGTTCGACTTTGTGCGTGACGACTGCGAGGTGCACATCAGTGCGGTGGACGAAGCGCCTGGGAGCACTGCGGTCGTTGCTGGCGAACGGGTCACCCAGGCAGAGCAGGGCCTTGTGGCGACGACACCGCAGCGTTCTGTCGCCGCCAGCGAGGCGAAACCGCGCGACGGCAATTACGTGCGGGTCAACGCCGACAAGCTCGACGAGCTGATCAATCTGGTCGGCGAACTGGTGATCGCCAGTGCCGGCTCAAGCCTGCTGGCCCGCTCCT
This genomic stretch from Pseudomonas orientalis harbors:
- a CDS encoding dermonecrotic toxin domain-containing protein; its protein translation is MVTDNPPYFFSETQTDRTQLSKRQRARNFTLKDLDWFDAVYLATDALRRAQTVPMHVQTLRLNVPGQQAIELAGAFVMSPAPEGGVVLYTPVRGLEKLPSHEALTTQLGASLKDSSQRQGLLDYLSISQQHVLTPTANPTITAHTLGGAVFEAQQTTLASNLLDNARLMREELLKLPSFTSLLDDYISTQLAQSFAGVDQHRIQVQTYVIDTSSESGDADRPTLRHTTTRTLSETILRYFVNNGWPEGETRRYVDPQRAPGNQQPAQEADDQLRWEVSVQGLARGLKAHMKQQPRTFWAQPASTGVSRLQLFTQAMASAFFTVVLDQQQQTAITVDQRLQLQALPLKAALAATTPAPAVAVEKAQLQAPGQSPVELASTLIISHNESDDGSPWLLYTPHQGLQSFTALDALKTHLLDSLNPRQHADAWRNHLSRSQRLNEADLSACDLTKAPITGVIFDSIMAGIIEKQGSNLEYALDQYRLSQGTMDLDALVDHVLDVRGMTDPKLLTFDPMGRWSTQLASTWTAAATEPRVPPTLSALRTAVQLLENVNVEIERHLAWRPSLENSATTYLNTRLHAKHQHMQAACLSVRRYSTPSNNTDTPRLLSSSSMVDYFLARLCGDVGSLNDPLNTHVYSITSDETATRISGLDITDFNTLIDSAVDGFKPYLRRTHSAYPNMEPLLRKAMEMGLTGEMQVRLWSNALLPLDYEVLSTLLGIYARDLRPSVNGFRPDAFALAITPTGQTTRQVLTHCFMLTERGGLDPQYSGRALLWTPALGLENFRSLSHFKAEVERRLASPDERQAFLENLAQPDWHAHPSYALSSLELVEDNLVEYLQRSYAQHKDRELARILSMELSLEQLRKLWQVQATQDLAPTNLQRAMDMVQAMIVQHGLQWLGNASAVDQQLYAELLEQYRNNVIDNQDYLHGIDSLARFTHDKLSGVLKDIDDQAGITPDDVEVGLPVAGSTPARNQSLLDYALSHQSFWNDEVPLFASTGKTPLPSALDAQTLKARIQALNINGAYQTYIKGLLGPVSPDFEQRATRFAKQLPWQLMQYAHGMMLQGRLSPAAFGLIQQVMDMPDAIARATVVNANAMIRPLGLLVDDGKKTIRIPGAYLIGPASGDTGPLVLYAPYSPGYTLKEYTVETALRAELTASGALQRWVRLLVPAADLTALTSALEQPQASAALQLARNPINRPLFKQLYTDNVELLTTLLGCQKTANAGTAWDTAKAVFSEGVQQAIVFFAGKLAYPLVVWQSFKLFKASAEELQSHQWHEALGHFIGGVALLAGLRTSMPPVSEGGMSPAHEPIPPPSTSASSVVSWPALDITAAPRTRLQRFEVLEPSLASLINDTSLNLYQSASTHYYAAVAGKVFQVIKHDLGWRITGDGEVGPQVHSNTRQQWMLSSTDPLLTGRRAIARLTNRFYSEPFARPSMNILASGMRQIRALYAQESLMITEALALATFYARNAQENLRLLAQTPLAAPDVAKRIKTFFDLQTIEAEHLQKIQAIVDTVCSALMEPSLIGADSARFVIGHSRIPALQGAYKVMAFTIVPDPLQLVYLTEAFFNPGLQYDHLLIKPFHVNVHARATTLIHEITHHVCATLNLAYVQSTHPFHDLIDPQTPAGSKTKAALENRQLSSLSLSTPTQQLFQVVDIATGLKTDPAKGSSTQSVLDRLLTVTGTQTLADARQIFRTDPLKRILTVLSNADSVAYLVAQLGRRKERPVGLTSDSP
- a CDS encoding response regulator, whose protein sequence is MAKNVLVVDDSSSVRQVVGIALKSAGYDVIEASDGKDALSKLTGQKVHLIISDVNMPNMDGITFVKEVKKLANYKFTPIIMLTTESQESKKAEGQAAGAKAWVVKPFQPAQMLAAVSKLILP
- a CDS encoding methyl-accepting chemotaxis protein, with the protein product MPIWAKQVESSRHQTEEAIVSLANRFTGIAARLQETVQASQQAAGELDGQSADGALEVLARSDSELSQVINSLKATQTSRDQTLAQVRSLTAYTKELRAMAADVAAIAAQTNLLALNAAIEAARAGEAGRGFAVVADAVRSLSNKSSETGQQMSAKVDIINNAITQLVQAASSSADQDSHSVAESENSIQRVLERFQNITGRLADSADLLKQESYGIRDEMTEVLVSLQFQDRVSQILSHVRDNMHALHDHLQQASQAPDQAVGVDARQWLARMEATYATDEQRRLHHGAAAAQQNSQDITFF
- a CDS encoding STAS domain-containing protein — translated: MPITTETVDDTARVRIDGELTIYTVAELAGALLPQMGAAPRLELDLSEVTEMDGAGLQLLAVIQREAGIAGTALSVTGQSQVVMQALQLCRSAAS